A region of Ictidomys tridecemlineatus isolate mIctTri1 chromosome 4, mIctTri1.hap1, whole genome shotgun sequence DNA encodes the following proteins:
- the Drd4 gene encoding D(4) dopamine receptor isoform X4 — MAMDVMLCTASIFNLCAISVDRFVAVTVPLRYHRQGRRQLLLIGATWLLSAAVAAPVLCGLNDVRGRDPAVCRLEDRDYVVYSSVCSFFLPCPLMLLLYWATFRGLRRWGAARRAKLHARAPRGPSGPGPPPAPSLHPGPCGPDCPVPGPVLHQVSCGPGCPPLDAIPEAELSPQPPTQAHQRRAKITSRERKAMRVLPVVVGAFLVCWTPFFVVHITGALCRACFVPPRLVSAVTWLGYVNSALNPLIYTVFNTEFRTVFRKALRPSCRAPGPCCASD, encoded by the exons ATGGCCATGGACGTCATGCTGTGCACCGCCTCCATCTTCAACCTGTGCGCCATCAGCGTGGACAG GTTCGTGGCCGTGACTGTGCCGCTGCGCTACCACCGCCAGGGCCGGCGCCAGCTGCTGCTCATCGGTGCCACGTGGCTGCTGTCTGCAGCTGTGGCGGCGCCAGTACTGTGCGGCCTCAATGACGTGCGCGGGCGCGACCCTGCCGTTTGCCGCCTGGAGGACCGCGACTACGTGGTCTATTCGTCCGTGTGCTCCTTCTTCTTGCCCTGCCCGCTCATGCTGCTGCTCTACTGGGCCACGTTCCGCGGCCTCCGGCGCTGGGGAGCGGCCCGGCGAGCCAAGCTGCATGCCCGCGCGCCCCGCGGGCCCAGCGGCCCCGGCCCGCCACCTGCACCCAGCCTTCACCCGGGACCCTGCGGGCCTGACTGTCCGGTGCCCGGGCCGGTCCTCCACCAGGTCTCCTGCGGACCCGGCTGCCCGCCTCTCGACGCCATTCCTGAAGCAGAGCTCTCGCCCCAGCCCCCGACGCAGGCCCACCAAAGGCGTGCCAAGATCACCAGCCGAGAGCGCAAGGCCATGAGGGTCCTGCCGGTGGTGGTTG GGGCCTTCCTGGTATGCTGGACGCCCTTCTTCGTGGTGCACATTACAGGGGCACTGTGTCGGGCTTGCTTCGTGCCCCCGCGCCTGGTCAGCGCTGTCACCTGGCTGGGCTATGTCAACAGCGCTCTCAACCCGCTCATCTACACTGTCTTCAACACCGAGTTCCGCACAGTGTTCCGCAAGGCACTGCGCCCCAGCTGCAGAGCCCCGGGGCCCTGCTGTGCTTCTGATTAA
- the Drd4 gene encoding D(4) dopamine receptor isoform X2, with the protein MSQISAKGFRGGVAPCSCPCRGIPPCVILCWALCVHGGTWLLSPRLCDALMAMDVMLCTASIFNLCAISVDRFVAVTVPLRYHRQGRRQLLLIGATWLLSAAVAAPVLCGLNDVRGRDPAVCRLEDRDYVVYSSVCSFFLPCPLMLLLYWATFRGLRRWGAARRAKLHARAPRGPSGPGPPPAPSLHPGPCGPDCPVPGPVLHQVSCGPGCPPLDAIPEAELSPQPPTQAHQRRAKITSRERKAMRVLPVVVGAFLVCWTPFFVVHITGALCRACFVPPRLVSAVTWLGYVNSALNPLIYTVFNTEFRTVFRKALRPSCRAPGPCCASD; encoded by the exons ATGTCCCAAATCAGCGCGAAGGGATTTAGAGGGGGGGTGGCACCCTGTTCCTGCCCTTGCAGAGGGATACCCCCATGCGTGATCCTGTGCTGGGCATTGTGC GTGCATGGCGGCACGTGGTTGCTGAGCCCCCGACTTTGCGACGCACTCATGGCCATGGACGTCATGCTGTGCACCGCCTCCATCTTCAACCTGTGCGCCATCAGCGTGGACAG GTTCGTGGCCGTGACTGTGCCGCTGCGCTACCACCGCCAGGGCCGGCGCCAGCTGCTGCTCATCGGTGCCACGTGGCTGCTGTCTGCAGCTGTGGCGGCGCCAGTACTGTGCGGCCTCAATGACGTGCGCGGGCGCGACCCTGCCGTTTGCCGCCTGGAGGACCGCGACTACGTGGTCTATTCGTCCGTGTGCTCCTTCTTCTTGCCCTGCCCGCTCATGCTGCTGCTCTACTGGGCCACGTTCCGCGGCCTCCGGCGCTGGGGAGCGGCCCGGCGAGCCAAGCTGCATGCCCGCGCGCCCCGCGGGCCCAGCGGCCCCGGCCCGCCACCTGCACCCAGCCTTCACCCGGGACCCTGCGGGCCTGACTGTCCGGTGCCCGGGCCGGTCCTCCACCAGGTCTCCTGCGGACCCGGCTGCCCGCCTCTCGACGCCATTCCTGAAGCAGAGCTCTCGCCCCAGCCCCCGACGCAGGCCCACCAAAGGCGTGCCAAGATCACCAGCCGAGAGCGCAAGGCCATGAGGGTCCTGCCGGTGGTGGTTG GGGCCTTCCTGGTATGCTGGACGCCCTTCTTCGTGGTGCACATTACAGGGGCACTGTGTCGGGCTTGCTTCGTGCCCCCGCGCCTGGTCAGCGCTGTCACCTGGCTGGGCTATGTCAACAGCGCTCTCAACCCGCTCATCTACACTGTCTTCAACACCGAGTTCCGCACAGTGTTCCGCAAGGCACTGCGCCCCAGCTGCAGAGCCCCGGGGCCCTGCTGTGCTTCTGATTAA
- the Drd4 gene encoding D(4) dopamine receptor isoform X3, whose product MRDPVLGIVHGGTWLLSPRLCDALMAMDVMLCTASIFNLCAISVDRFVAVTVPLRYHRQGRRQLLLIGATWLLSAAVAAPVLCGLNDVRGRDPAVCRLEDRDYVVYSSVCSFFLPCPLMLLLYWATFRGLRRWGAARRAKLHARAPRGPSGPGPPPAPSLHPGPCGPDCPVPGPVLHQVSCGPGCPPLDAIPEAELSPQPPTQAHQRRAKITSRERKAMRVLPVVVGAFLVCWTPFFVVHITGALCRACFVPPRLVSAVTWLGYVNSALNPLIYTVFNTEFRTVFRKALRPSCRAPGPCCASD is encoded by the exons ATGCGTGATCCTGTGCTGGGCATT GTGCATGGCGGCACGTGGTTGCTGAGCCCCCGACTTTGCGACGCACTCATGGCCATGGACGTCATGCTGTGCACCGCCTCCATCTTCAACCTGTGCGCCATCAGCGTGGACAG GTTCGTGGCCGTGACTGTGCCGCTGCGCTACCACCGCCAGGGCCGGCGCCAGCTGCTGCTCATCGGTGCCACGTGGCTGCTGTCTGCAGCTGTGGCGGCGCCAGTACTGTGCGGCCTCAATGACGTGCGCGGGCGCGACCCTGCCGTTTGCCGCCTGGAGGACCGCGACTACGTGGTCTATTCGTCCGTGTGCTCCTTCTTCTTGCCCTGCCCGCTCATGCTGCTGCTCTACTGGGCCACGTTCCGCGGCCTCCGGCGCTGGGGAGCGGCCCGGCGAGCCAAGCTGCATGCCCGCGCGCCCCGCGGGCCCAGCGGCCCCGGCCCGCCACCTGCACCCAGCCTTCACCCGGGACCCTGCGGGCCTGACTGTCCGGTGCCCGGGCCGGTCCTCCACCAGGTCTCCTGCGGACCCGGCTGCCCGCCTCTCGACGCCATTCCTGAAGCAGAGCTCTCGCCCCAGCCCCCGACGCAGGCCCACCAAAGGCGTGCCAAGATCACCAGCCGAGAGCGCAAGGCCATGAGGGTCCTGCCGGTGGTGGTTG GGGCCTTCCTGGTATGCTGGACGCCCTTCTTCGTGGTGCACATTACAGGGGCACTGTGTCGGGCTTGCTTCGTGCCCCCGCGCCTGGTCAGCGCTGTCACCTGGCTGGGCTATGTCAACAGCGCTCTCAACCCGCTCATCTACACTGTCTTCAACACCGAGTTCCGCACAGTGTTCCGCAAGGCACTGCGCCCCAGCTGCAGAGCCCCGGGGCCCTGCTGTGCTTCTGATTAA